A single window of Paenibacillus sp. FSL H8-0537 DNA harbors:
- a CDS encoding response regulator, translating into MIKVMLVDDESWGRDIVRTFGRWEEHGMEIVAEAEDGEEALRLAEKQMPQVIITDMRMPGMDGVKLLNELHERLPHIQIVVISGYDDFKYMQHAIRCQAVDYLLKPIDPKELNAVLSKCASGLAAAEESRRLLTLDLEWLLSLTSLKQRLRARFNELDREGLLELFGELAIDMESSVAGKPQLLERVVQELLLMLKELLLTNSLEANAVDSARDGAELASSANAAAFLAARYEDALEQLIQQRKFKKRLNLDEVRQYMEARFAEPISLEQVARAFFVSKEYLSKTFKQEYGCNMTDYMLQLRMEKAREWLLDEKLPIKTVAEMAGYEDVTYFYRVFKKHFGIAPGEMRRGSED; encoded by the coding sequence ATGATTAAAGTTATGTTGGTTGACGATGAAAGCTGGGGACGGGATATTGTAAGGACGTTCGGCCGTTGGGAGGAACATGGCATGGAGATCGTGGCCGAGGCGGAGGATGGGGAAGAGGCGCTGCGGCTTGCGGAGAAGCAAATGCCGCAGGTCATTATTACCGATATGAGAATGCCCGGCATGGATGGCGTCAAGCTGCTCAATGAGCTGCATGAACGTTTGCCTCATATCCAAATTGTCGTCATTAGCGGCTATGATGACTTCAAATACATGCAGCATGCGATTCGCTGCCAAGCGGTAGATTATTTGCTCAAGCCGATTGATCCGAAGGAGCTGAACGCGGTACTTTCAAAATGTGCGTCGGGGCTCGCGGCTGCGGAGGAGAGCCGGCGCTTGCTAACGCTGGATCTCGAATGGCTGTTGTCGCTGACCTCGCTGAAGCAGCGGCTGCGCGCTAGGTTCAATGAACTGGACCGCGAAGGTCTGCTGGAGCTTTTCGGAGAGCTGGCGATTGATATGGAGAGCAGTGTCGCTGGCAAGCCGCAGCTGCTGGAGCGCGTCGTCCAAGAGCTGCTGCTCATGCTTAAGGAGCTTCTGCTGACTAATTCATTGGAGGCAAATGCGGTAGATAGTGCCAGAGACGGGGCGGAGCTCGCCTCGAGCGCGAATGCAGCCGCTTTTCTGGCTGCCCGTTATGAGGATGCGCTGGAGCAGCTGATTCAGCAGCGAAAATTCAAGAAACGGCTTAATTTGGACGAGGTTAGGCAGTATATGGAAGCGCGGTTTGCCGAACCGATTTCACTGGAGCAGGTAGCTCGCGCTTTTTTCGTTAGCAAGGAGTACTTGAGTAAAACATTTAAACAGGAATACGGCTGCAATATGACCGATTATATGCTGCAGCTTCGCATGGAGAAGGCGCGGGAGTGGCTGCTTGATGAAAAATTGCCAATTAAAACCGTTGCAGAAATGGCAGGCTATGAAGATGTCACGTATTTTTACCGTGTATTTAAAAAGCATTTCGGCATTGCCCCAGGAGAAATGCGGCGAGGCAGCGAGGATTGA